One region of Zingiber officinale cultivar Zhangliang chromosome 7B, Zo_v1.1, whole genome shotgun sequence genomic DNA includes:
- the LOC122004569 gene encoding probable RNA 3'-terminal phosphate cyclase-like protein, translating into MIQWRTRIRNEGKKDDGLSGEAQPRHQLVETPKLAKGLSLPLHLAPPPTVVEHGEVLSLSLWEGGEDVVHERESASSRSGSSSRRCQSTQSSSRISAPTRLLQGYGPMRYRCSDSSRRYPTTAQSRSTRHVRPLEFFPVRLLTLNFRNETEPGVLVGGGSIWCMTVAIGYLLEPFILLALFGKKSLSITLKGITNDSNDHSVDTFRTTTLHMLKRFGIPSEGLELKIVNWGALPLGGEIFLGVPTAPNTLTASHWVDEGMVQSIRGVTFSTRVSPQIGSRMIYAARGVFNHFMPDVHIFTDYRSGPSGGRSPVYGVSLVVETTTGFLNSPDIAISHPKHEEMNIDPV; encoded by the exons ATGATTCAGTGGAGAACACGGATAAGGAACGAAGGGAAGAAAGACGATGGATTATCTGGGGAGGCTCAGCCCAGGCACCAGCTCG TGGAAACCCCTAAACTCGCCAAGGGCCTTTCTCTTCCCTTGCATCTCGCGCCGCCGCCCACCGTCGTCGAGCACGGAGAAGTGCTCTCGCTTTCGCTCTGGGAAGGTGGGGAAGACGTCGTACATGAAAGGGAATCCGCCAGTTCCCGCAGCGGCTCCTCCTCGCGACGCTGTCAATCAACGCAATCCTCATCGAggatatccgcgccgacgagacTTCTCCAGGGCTATGGCCCTATGAGGTATCGTTGCTCCGACTCATCGAGAAGATATCCGACGACTGCACAGTCGAGATCAACGAGACATGTTCGTCCGCTGGAATTCTTCCCGGTTCGATTACTGACTTTGAATTTTAG GAACGAGACTGAGCCGGGAGTTTTGGTTGGAGGGGGAAGTATTTGGTGCATGACTGTGGCCATCGGGTACTTACTTGAGCCGTTTATCCTTCTTGCTTTGTTTGGGAAAAAATCCCTGTCTATTACGCTCAAAG gaattacaAATGATTCTAATGATCATTCCGTTGATACGTTCCGTACAACAACACTGCATATGCTCAAGCGGTTCGGCATTCCATCAGAAGGTTTGGAGTTGAAAATTGTGAATTGGGGAGCTCTTCCCCTTGGTGGTGAGATTTTTCTTGGCGTTCCAACTGCCCCAAACACCTTAACA GCATCCCATTGGGTTGATGAAGGAATGGTCCAGAGCATTAGAGGAGTGACATTCTCCACACGAGTATCCCCTCAAATTGGGAGTCGAATGATATATGCAGCTCGTGGAGTTTTTAATCACTTCATGCCGGATGTTCATATTTTTACTGACTATAGATCAGGTCCATCTGGTGGGAG ATCACCAGTTTATGGTGTATCACTTGTTGTGGAAACTACTACTGGCTTCTTAAATTCTCCAGATATTGCAATAAGCCATCCTAAACATGAGGAAATgaatattgatcctgtctga
- the LOC122006389 gene encoding protein LOW PHOTOSYNTHETIC EFFICIENCY 1, chloroplastic-like: protein MECGTFLDCGSLRRVKFVERFVYPLCSCRFCSSRCYISCGIGGFRKQSLLWASWLPVTDAKSASSSELNKPIPSRKSFYLAGALGQEQLGKPHLEEQPRAKNVDMRIADPDALSGAQKEKAFDADCEKEGEEILGFEGNGKKNRRVERVDVHAISLSLMHAKTADDVKKELKNLDTLPLPVYSSVIRGLGAKKSLDSAFAIVEWLKWKNKETGSSVSPNLFIYNSLLSAVKLTQDFDKVDEVIEDMKSQGITPNVVTYNTLMSIYLEQDRYQDALNVLNDINNNGLSPSPVTYSTILLSYKKMGDAFGAVACFAQFRDKYQRGEIGKTNCDEWKNEFVKLEKFTISVCNFVMRKWLVNDVNPASNILKLLAVMDEALLKPNRVDFERLLWACTRDSHYTVAKEFYSRIRDMNNDISLSVCNHVIWLMGKAKKWWAALGVFEDLLEIGPNPNNLSYELILSHFNFLLTAARKKGMWKWGVRLINKMQEKGLRPGSREWNAVLVACSKASETSVAVQIFARMVEQGEKPTVVSYGALLSALEKGRLYDEALSVWEHMGKVNVKPNLYAYTILVSVYIGKGSPEMVEFALSEMRSVGIEPSVITFNAIISACAKNGMENAILEWFRRMKDYKLKPNETTYEILVEALARNGKPRLANEMYLRACDEGFQLSPKAYDAVSQSLRPS from the coding sequence ATGGAGTGCGGGACTTTCTTGGATTGCGGTTCACTAAGGAGAGTGAAGTTTGTCGAGAGATTTGTGTATCCACTTTGTAGTTGTCGTTTCTGTTCTAGCCGATGTTATATTTCTTGTGGTATTGGAGGATTTAGAAAACAGTCTCTTTTGTGGGCGAGCTGGTTGCCTGTTACCGATGCTAAATCTGCCTCTTCTTCTGAGCTCAACAAGCCGATTCCTTCCAGAAAGTCTTTCTATTTGGCTGGGGCATTAGGTCAAGAACAGCTAGGGAAGCCACATTTGGAAGAGCAACCAAGGGCAAAAAATGTTGACATGCGCATAGCTGATCCTGATGCTTTAAGTGGTGCACAAAAGGAAAAGGCATTCGATGCTGattgtgaaaaagaaggagaagaaatacTAGGTTTTGAAGGAAATGGTAAGAAAAATAGGAGGGTTGAAAGGGTTGATGTGCATGCAATTTCATTGAGCTTAATGCATGCTAAAACCGCAGACGACGTCAAAAAAGAACTCAAGAACTTGGATACCTTGCCTCTGCCTGTTTACTCATCCGTGATCAGGGGTTTAGGGGCTAAGAAGAGTTTAGATTCAGCATTCGCTATTGTTGAGTGGTTGAAGTGGAAAAATAAGGAGACTGGTAGTTCTGTCTCTCCAAACTTGTTCATCTATAACAGCCTCTTAAGCGCAGTGAAGCTGACTCAGGATTTTGATAAAGTCGACGAAGTAATAGAGGATATGAAATCACAAGGCATCACTCCTAATGTTGTGACTTATAATACTCTGATGTCCATTTACCTTGAACAAGACAGGTATCAAGATGCTCTAAATGTGTTAAATGATATCAACAACAATGGACTATCTCCTTCGCCTGTCACTTATTCAACCATCTTACTGTCATACAAGAAGATGGGCGATGCGTTTGGTGCAGTTGCTTGCTTTGCCCAGTTTAGAGACAAGTATCAGAGAGGTGAAATTGGCAAAACTAACTGTGATGAATGGAAGAATGAGTTTGTTAAACTTGAAAAGTTCACAATCAGTGTATGTAATTTTGTGATGCGCAAGTGGCTGGTAAATGATGTGAATCCAGCTTCAAATATTCTTAAGCTCCTAGCTGTGATGGATGAGGCACTATTGAAACCTAACCGAGTAGATTTTGAACGCCTTTTGTGGGCATGCACACGAGATAGCCATTACACTGTGGCTAAGGAGTTCTATAGTAGAATAAGGGACATGAACAATGACATAAGCTTATCTGTATGTAATCATGTGATATGGCTGATGGGCAAGGCGAAAAAATGGTGGGCAGCTCTTGGGGTCTTCGAGGACTTGCTGGAGATTGGTCCTAACCCAAACAATCTATCATATGAACTGATCCTATCTCATTTCAACTTTCTGCTAACTGCTGCTAGAAAAAAGGGGATGTGGAAGTGGGGTGTTAGGCTTATCAATAAGATGCAAGAGAAAGGCTTAAGACCAGGAAGCAGAGAATGGAATGCAGTCCTTGTAGCATGCTCTAAAGCATCAGAAACATCAGTTGCTGTACAGATATTTGCTAGAATGGTGGAGCAGGGTGAGAAACCGACAGTCGTATCTTATGGAGCTCTGCTGAGTGCACTTGAAAAAGGGAGGCTTTACGATGAAGCGCTCAGCGTGTGGGAGCACATGGGTAAAGTGAATGTCAAGCCAAATTTGTACGCATACACAATATTGGTGTCAGTTTACATTGGAAAAGGTAGTCCTGAGATGGTTGAATTTGCTCTCAGTGAAATGAGATCAGTAGGTATTGAACCGAGTGTGATCACTTTTAATGCGATAATTTCTGCGTGTGCAAAGAACGGTATGGAAAATGCTATTTTGGAGTGGTTTCGCCGCATGAAAGATTACAAACTCAAGCCAAACGAAACAACTTATGAAATACTAGTGGAAGCCCTTGCAAGAAATGGCAAACCAAGATTAGCAAATGAGATGTACTTGAGGGCTTGCGATGAGGGATTTCAGCTTTCTCCAAAAGCCTATGATGCTGTCTCACAATCCTTGCGTCCGAGTTGA